TTTATGTTTAAAACTTGGTAAAACATCCTTTAAGTTTACTTTTGTTGCTGGTTCAATCCTTTATGACAACCAAGTTAATTTCATCAGTTAAATTCCCTCACATGCATAACATATGAGGGTATATCTATCATTTTGGTTGATATTCTTATAAAACTCTTTTTATGTATTCTAGTTTCTTGTGTAAGCTTCACCAATCCACAAAAATCCcatacgtgttccccttcctTTTCTTTCACATGGCACATACACATCTCTATACACACAGCCATTCAAGATTagaagagagagaaagttcaATAGAGATAGAGGGAGAGAcatcttagagagagagagagaaactggGTGGAGTGAGAGGAGGAGGAGGATAGAGAGAGAAACTGATTGGTCTTTTTTGGCAACGAAGACAGATGACGAAAATGATCGGCGTCCCATACACGAACACGATAATACATGATACACGAAATCCCATACACGAACATGACACGATAAGGTTTCGTGTCCAGTTTTCCATACACAAACACGAAATATTTTTTAACAGGTATACACGACCTGTTGATACTTGTTTACGACAATAATTACATATCTAGGAACCTGTTTAGTGAAATAAAAGTTGCCAAAAAGTTCACAATAGTCTTAAATAATGCATAAATGCATAATCCTAACAAGTTTGAAACAAAATCCATAAATGAGAAATCACAAAAGGTTTAAATAATTCATAACATCCATTCAAAACAATGTAAAGTTCACATGGGTCTTTCTTTTCAAATATTCAACTCAAAGTTCACATGGGTCTTTCTTCTCGACGACCGGTGGTTGGGGTGGTGTCGCTGGTAGTGGGGCTGGAGAAGGGGAAGGGGAAGGggaagaattagggttttttaATACGTCCATTGGATTGGAACGAGAAGGGTTAGGATAACTTGAAAGATAAGTGATAAGATCAGGTTTTCAAATCACATGGTCCcactaaattatattttttattgtaTTAAAATGGTTAACATGTATTAACAGGTACTAAACAGGTAATTTtacctgtttagacacgaaaatTAACATGTATTTTCATGTCTACTTGTTTAGTACCTATTACATGTTAAGGCCGTACACAATACATGTTAACTTTGTGTAGGTTCATGTCGTGTATTCGTATACGTATCTTAAATCGTCAGCCCTAATTTTACGTGTGATTTGTAAGATTTTTACCGTTTGTTCATACACCCACCAACTTTTCAATGTCCATGAACCGACTTTTAACcgaaattaaagaaaaaaatgaGCCAACCTTTATAATTAAAAAAGATTATAGAAAACAGACCAACTTTTAAAAGAAATTACAGAAAATTTTGATTTAATTTGTTAAACCCAACTAACCTAGCCAGGTTAATTTTTCAGCTTTTTTAAAACCTTGTACAGTTTAACAGGTTTGATTTTACCACTTTTAAAAACCgtgattttttaattttaatttctaGGATAAATACAAGTATCCTCTATGATTTGAACTCCAAACATTTTGAAACCGTAACTAAAGCTAAACTGGAAATTTTGTATAGAACCAAACTGCAAAAACCCTAATAACATAGTTATGTTGCTAACGCTCATGCTTTAATTTTTAAGCATGAGACGGTAACGAATACTAGAGGTTCATTATCAGGTTCAAATCGACTGGTTTTTTAAATCGGACCGTGTACCTGTTTACCATAGTGATTAAAACCAAAACTTTAACTACAACCAACCAATCACATGCCAGACCATTCGGTACTAGAAACCagttttttacacaaaaaggCTGCCTGTAAATCCTGTCCAAATTATAAACATAAATCTCTGGAGTTTATATCTTCCTTGATGCCTTGAAATTATAATCATGCTTCATGAGATTTGCCCTTAATAACATGGCCCTAACATCGCGATCAAACTCAACCCCCGTCTGCAAAACCCTTTGAAAAGTGGCTTTCCTTTGATCTGCATGTCGAGCATACAGGATCTTGTTGTGCGAGTCGATTCTTGCCTGCAAGAACACCGTTCAATAGATGACTTGTTGAACAAGGCATGATATAGTTATAAACTTAAAATATAGTACCTGAATTTGGTTGTCGGTAATTAAAGCTTCAAGTTCTTTTTGTATACCAGCTACAGTGGTTTTAAAAGCATTAGCCATCATGTTCAGATCCACCGATACGAACGGATCAGTATACTGAATCAGGGCTTTGTTACGGATTTCGGTATAAAGTGTCTCCACATGATCAtgcaaatggatgtcaagaagCAGGTTTGCTTTAAGGTTCCCAAGGCGGTCTAAACACGAAGCATAATGACTGCAAAAATGCAGAAAAGTTCTATTAATACAAAATAAAGAGTAAagtgccattttcgtccctgatgtttggccagttttgtgacttttgtccaaatgtttgtttttccgcatctggatccaaaaggtttgataTCTTGCCATCTTCACCCAGcccattaactccatccatttttctccgttaaatcaggggtatttccatcttttttgttaacttaaaaggcaATTCGGTCTTTCTCAGAGTATTCGCTCTTTTTACATAAGTGAAAAGGACCGAATTGCCTTTTAAGTTAGCAAAGAAGACAGAAATACCcatgacttaacagagaaaaacgGATGGAGTTAACGGGCCGGATGAAAATAGCacgatttcaaaccttttggatccagacgaaaaaaaaaacaaacctttggacgaaggtagcaaaactggtcaaaccccAGGGACGAAAATGATATTTTactcaaataataataataataatcagatAGCACAAACGCAAACATACCTTGAATAGAAATCATGAATAAGCTCCCTTACTTCAGGCACCAACTCTAAGAAGTTCCGGAAGTTAATATTGTCTATTACTTTTGCCTGCCGAGAGTTCAATAAGAATTACGCATCAGGTATATAATAACTTTATTAAATAGTGAGACGGTagagtaataataatatataaaagttAATATTGCCTTCAGCTCTGAGCGGTCAAAACTTGCAAGAGCACAAAGGCCGCCATACGTTGCAACATCTTGAGCTGCAATTACTTCCGAGTAGTTGTTTCCCAATTCCGGAGCTGTTTCCAAGAACTGTGTACACACCAACGAGATTAAGATTATTATATTAAAACGTGTTTAAAAAAGAAGAAAATAAGACCTTGCGGGCAGCAAGTTTGTATCTTTTAGCCTCAAGGTGAGCGAGTCCAGCAGCGCATTGTAGTTTTGCAATTGTGATGGGATCTAGGTCAGCTTTGTTTTGTTCGGCTTTGCTGACATAGCTCGTGACATGTGCAAACTGACCCATTTCGATGCTGACTAGAATTGCATTTAAACACATGTGTATGATGTGTGTTGCAGTTGTGCAATAATCACGGGTGCGTACGTAGTTCTTAAAAGCATCCCCAAGTGCACCTTGAGCGTAGTAGAAGTCTCCAAAGTCATTATATCCCATTCTTATGCTCTCTTTAATCAAATTTGTCTGTAGCAATAGAAAGAAGTTAGCTAATAAATCATATTTGTAGGTATAACAGATATCTCTCCAATTTAGAGAGGCACCCTCAAACAAGAAAGTATCCTAAAAAACCCTGTCGTATATAATTATATATGTTTCTCAATTATTATATTTCCCTTTAAAACTTGTACCTTCTTATAACTTTACTCACATTCCAGGGCCCAGGCTCCAAGTAAAATACATATCACAATCAACAGCATTCAACATTTAAATCCacaaatttttatatgtattactgggaataatttatttttattaataatagaGATATTCCATTATATGCAGAACTTGCGTTGCTCATCTATGATCAGGATTCAAGGTAAGAATATTCTTGCATAAATACCTTGGTTAAAAAGCTGTTTATAACCATACAAGATTTGAATTTCCTAATCATAAGTTTAAGCTGTTTCAGTTTGGAATACTGAGTTTGTAAGCGTTCATGTTTGTTCACATATTGAGGAAACACGCTAACATACATTGTTCATGCATACCTAAAAAAACTTGATGAATTGAAAAGAACTTTGAGATTTGTGCAAATGCCTAAGTTGTGCAGGCTGCTGCTCTGTAGGCTTACAGTAAAGGTCTAAGAGCATTACGGTGCAAGTGAACGATACCGTTACAGTAAAAAAAGGCAATGTAACCTTAAGATACTACCACTGTTAATCTACCCTTCAATCATTTTCCTAGCTTTTTTTGAGGCATTTTTCGAATGCTTTCAGGCATCAAACCTCTACGTATTCTTTGAGCATTACTAATGTGTGTGGTGTATGTATGCTTTCATGTAATAGTTAATACACATCCAAAGGCATCAAGTAAAAAGTATTAAGCATTGATGTCATGATCCATTGAATTATCTTTTGCTTATATCTAGCTTCTTTTGGTTCACGCGTTTGGCAACAACCTATATCCTGGTTTTATAAGCCGTGTAACATTTTAAAAGATAAAAACCACCCGTTAAGTGCGGTAAAAATACCTAACCAATTTGAGACTTCCTCTACGTTATGAAATCATTAAAGTTTAAActattctacaaaaaaaaaaaaaaaaaaaaaaaaaaaaaaaaaaattgcttaTAAACTAAAAATGTCACACAACAGTTTCCAATTTTACTATACAAATGAACCAAAACCCTATGATCCATCTAATGTGCTAACTGCTAAGCATACATATATAACCAGATACACATATGTCAATGAATCatgaaattataattataaacTAATAACAAAGAATATATTACCCTATAAGCATTAAGCTCACTCTCCAGTTTCTCCTTCCTCTGTTCAGCCCTACGGACAACGGCACTCGTCCAACTCACATCCGAACCATAATCCGAACCTAATCTCCCATTTATCTTCTGAACAACTTCTCTAAACAACTGCGTGTTCTCGCCCTTCTTAATCTCGTCATACGCCATCCGAAGCGCCTCTAACTTCATCGAAACGATGTCGCATTTGTCCGCAATGAAGATCAACCGTGAGATTTTTGTACGGCCGGTGTATAAACCGGCGTACGCCTCGATGTCGAGTTGTTCGCCGCTGATGATCGGTTTCCGTTGCTGCTGCTCCGATAAGGGTTCGTCGTCGGTATCCATGATCGCACTGGTTCGTAGGGTTTTGGGTTCACGAAGGGGTTTTGATTCGAAGAAAATTGCAAAAGATTTTACGGAGCTTAAAACGACACCGTTTGAATGTTATTGAGTGAAAGCCCAAGAGGTATTGGGCTTTTTTTAAAGGGCCGGTAATTAAGTGCGGCTTCACTATTAGGATTTATGACCAAGGTCTGAAGAAAGGAGTGCTTCCGTGTGTTTCTTAGGGAAAGGTTTTAAGTGAATTTATTACTAATGTAATCTATGaaaaaagagtttttttttttttttttttcaaactagcTTGTTGTCATGGACCGCGTGTTGCGGTGGTGATGCATTAGTTGTTTATAGCTCACGAcacgttatgtgatgcgttaacccTATAAAAACGTGTGTTTCGACGTATCAGATCTAagaacctatataagcattgcggtTATAGTGTACGATGATGACATTAACGTGTGGCGTCCGCACACGACATTACGTGTCTTTTACGTTGTTACACACGTTACGTCTGTGACATTAATGTTATTAGACTTAGATAATCAAAAGAGTATTTCTCGGTCATTGcggtgtaaagtcgtaaaagtaattCTAGACGGCGatgtaaagtcgtaaaagtaatttaggCATTAACGCGGTTAGAAATAGATAAAAAAGTTATAATAATGTGTCGCATGTTGCGGTGTAAAGTCGTAAAAAttagtttaaacaaaataagTGTCAAGTTATCAAGTTGAAAAGTTTGGAGTTAAAAGAAGATGAGGTGTAGTTGTAAAAGTTTGGCGGTGTTTtgtaggggtgttcagaattcgattcggattcgaaaaattcgaaattcgacttaattcgaattcgattaaaaagGTTCGAATTCGAGTCCAATAATCGAATtagaatcgaatacgaatttatgatTTGGTCCAGTGTTGAAATTTTGGGAGTGTAGTTTGTCCTATGTTGAAAGGTTGGGGGATGTTTTGGTCGGTGTCAAAAGTCACCGACCTTTTGTTTTAAGATAGAGTAACTAGTTTTACATAGAAAAGGTAGTTACTAAATTGAGTGgtttaaaaaatatttaccaaaaccGGAATATTTTGACTTGGACCCATTCTTCCCCAACTAAACACCTTCTCCGGCAGCCATCATTTCGGTTTATCACCCTTCATGATTTTTTTCCGACGACCGGGTTATCCACAACCACCACTAATTCAGCATCATAATCCTATACTTCCACAATTGTAACCATTATGTAACATGCTTGTAAACATATAAACTTATAGAACGTTACTTGCATAACACATCTCATGAAACATATTTGAAACACTTTTAAGAGACATTTTTGCCCGGGACCATGTGAGTACGAACGTAGAAAATGCTATGACATGTAAACATAATAGTAAAGTTATGAAAAGTGGAATATCATATCAAAATGTTCAAAGACGTATCTATGGTCAAAGGGTGtgtattaattaaaaaaatggtTTAGATAGTCGTACACTCGTACCTTTATTATAAACCAATTATCAATAAAAAGGTCTAGATATTCTTACCTTGATAAGTTGATGATTCGATGTTGTCTCAAACAAACAATTTCTTATTGTCTCAAACAAACGATACTTGAATTACTTGTCAAATAAAGGGATGAATCGATAGTAGCATTTGTTCAGGGTTTCTACTATCCATTCCAACAGCTCCGTTTAATTCCAGAAACAGAATCCTAAGCAAGAAACACAAAGCAAAGCATAAAAAGATtacattaaaatattaaagaaagATTTCGTGGTTCCGAGTCATGaaatacacacacacaaaaataaaCACATATCTGTTGGGTTCATCGGTTCATTTATGGATCACTGTCGGGTCtagctaacgggtcaagaggtgTGTGACTGACCGAATCTTGCTGGAATAATGGGATTATACTCATGGTTTAAAGGATGCATACGTAAATAAATACAAATAGTACATCCATATTTCAATTAGAATACAGAGGCTTTTCATCTTTACGTACACCTTTTGTCTTCATATTTGAGAGGTATTAACCTTCACATATATTACATACTAGATACATATGTTGTGAGGCGTGAACCAACAATATTTACATGGAAATAGAAGGTCCTGTGGAGGAAAATGATTGAAACTTGAAAGTCACCAAAGGTAGTCTATTTAATGTATACAACCTTCTAAACCATTTTATTTATTCAAAAATTGATTCTGTAATCATATATAAAATGTTGCTTATTTATTGAAAAAGTGTGTTTGCAGGTCACCACAAACTTGCCCACAATCTTAAATCTGTGTTGATTCTTTTGTTAATCAACTCCTCACGGGCAATATGCCAAATTATTAGCTATCCACAATTGTTTATGAAAACATGCACACAAAGCACACAACATACTTGTTATAATACTTGGGTTTTTTATATAGATTGGATTGAATTCATACCTCAAACACAAATGTGTGATTCGGAGAAACTTTAAGTGCATCTAGAGCCTTCAGAAGAGAAGTAGCGAGTGCTGACATGTGTGGTGCTCCACTCTTCAATTGCCCTTTGGTACTTGGATCTTCTTCCAATGTAATTGTTATCAGAAGAATCATAACTAAGTAAAATCTTTTATTCTCCATCTATCGTATTTCAAACCTTTCAATGAATAAATGTTCCGTGGAAGGTGAGTTATGCCAGTTTCCCGAACATCTAATAATTGTAAACATTTTAAATTTCCTAGTTCTTCAGGCAGTTTTTCAACCTTTCTACATGCATAAATCACCAACTCTTTGAGACATTTCGAGTTACAAATGCTATTGGGAAGGTGAGTTATGCGAGTACCCCTGACATCTAATAATTGTAAACATTTTAGATTTCCTAGTTCGTCAGGCACTTGTTCAAGCCTCCAACATTCTCCAAGCTTCAACTCTTTGAGACATTTCAACTTACAAATGCTGAGCGGAAGTTCTCTTAAATCAGGGCAATCTCTTAGATCTAATTTTTCCAAAGATTCTAATTGGCCAACATCCTCAGGTAACTTCTCAAGAAGCCTACAACTTTGAAGAAGTAGGGTTTTGAGATGTTTCAACATACAAATGCTACCAGGGAGATGTTTAACATTTGTACAAGTTAAAACTAGCTCTTCTAGACATTCCAATTGACCAAGGTCCTCTGGCAATTCCTCTATGCAAGTGTTTCGAAGGTCAAGAGTTCTCAAATGTTGTAAACTACAAATGCTTCCTGTAACACTCTTAAGATTAGAGCATCTAGTGAGATTTAGAGAGACAAGCTTATGAAGATTTCCAATTGATGAGGGTACTTCTTCTATAAAGTTCCATGAAAGATGAAGCTCTAGCAAACTATTGATGGAGTGCCCTGTGGTTATATAATTCAGGAATTCCTTCGGCTTTAATCCAGTTATATGAAGAACCTCAAGAGATTCCAACTGTTGGATAAAAGATATAGACTTCAAACTCTTGCAGAAACGTATGTTTAAATAGACAAGGGTTTTTAGACATCCACCGTGCACGTCAAGTGCTACCAAATTATAACAACATTCAAGATGTAACCTCTCAAGATTGGGTGTCAACCCCAGGTCAAGGCTCCTCAACTTTGTACAACTTCTTAGGTTTAAATAGACAAGGCTTTTTAGACATCCACCATGCACATCAAGTGCTACCAAATTATCACATTCTTCAAGATGTAACCTCTCAAGATTGGGTGTCAGCCCCAGGGGCGGAGCTACCTTTATGCCGGGGGCAACGCCCGCTACGGCTTGGCGCGGAAAAAAttggaaaaattagtgtaaattttgaaaaaatttgaggttttttcgatttcgttacggcttatttataaaacgttacggcttggcggattttctagatccgccactggtcaGCCCAAGGTCAAGGCTCATAAAATTTGTATAACTCAAAGTAAGGAATTTGAGCTTCTTCATAACCTATTATACGATGAAAAGAAAACCAAAAAAAGTAAAAATATGTTGTTACAATAACTAGCTAATAGATATACATATGCCATTATAAAATTAAAGAACAACCAATCAACTATATTACCTTTCTCCCTTCCCAAAGTTGTTTGATTTTGCTTTGAAATATTTCAAGTGCAACGAGATTATTAGcttcaaatgttttgggtaaaCACCAATGAGGGTATCGGTACCACTTTATATATCGTAACGAATTTGGAAAGTATTCATGAGCTTCATCAATCCTCCCACAATCGTCATTATAGCACTCTCCATCGTATGCAATAAGGCATCTAAGGTTCTTCATGTTTCCAAGAGTTTTCAAAACAATACCAGGAGCGTTATATAGACATGTACATCTTGCTGCTTCGCTACCCTGTAATTCAAAAACAACGATCATAAAAGTTGTGTTACAATGGATGAAAAACTTGTGAATTTCATCTCCCCCTTACAGATAAAATGGATTTTTACCGAGTTATCAGCCAAGACATGTTCAATTTCCTCCCTAACCCATAATCGGCTACGTTTGTTGGGCTCATCCGGGTGCTCACGATGTACAATATTCTCGCCCATTTCTACTATACGGTCATGCATTCTTATGCATCCACCTTCAAAAAACGGTCCTACAATTTTGATTAGAGATTTTTGCTCAAGAACCCTTAAACCATTTGTATC
This is a stretch of genomic DNA from Helianthus annuus cultivar XRQ/B chromosome 16, HanXRQr2.0-SUNRISE, whole genome shotgun sequence. It encodes these proteins:
- the LOC110917412 gene encoding COP9 signalosome complex subunit 1; the protein is MDTDDEPLSEQQQRKPIISGEQLDIEAYAGLYTGRTKISRLIFIADKCDIVSMKLEALRMAYDEIKKGENTQLFREVVQKINGRLGSDYGSDVSWTSAVVRRAEQRKEKLESELNAYRTNLIKESIRMGYNDFGDFYYAQGALGDAFKNYVRTRDYCTTATHIIHMCLNAILVSIEMGQFAHVTSYVSKAEQNKADLDPITIAKLQCAAGLAHLEAKRYKLAARKFLETAPELGNNYSEVIAAQDVATYGGLCALASFDRSELKAKVIDNINFRNFLELVPEVRELIHDFYSSHYASCLDRLGNLKANLLLDIHLHDHVETLYTEIRNKALIQYTDPFVSVDLNMMANAFKTTVAGIQKELEALITDNQIQARIDSHNKILYARHADQRKATFQRVLQTGVEFDRDVRAMLLRANLMKHDYNFKASRKI
- the LOC110920041 gene encoding disease resistance protein RPV1-like encodes the protein FQFFPRQAVAGVAPGIKVAPPLGLTPNLERLHLEECDNLVALDVHGGCLKSLVYLNLRSCTKLRSLDLGLTPNLERLHLECCYNLVALDVHGGCLKTLVYLNIRFCKSLKSISFIQQLESLEVLHITGLKPKEFLNYITTGHSINSLLELHLSWNFIEEVPSSIGNLHKLVSLNLTRCSNLKSVTGSICSLQHLRTLDLRNTCIEELPEDLGQLECLEELVLTCTNVKHLPGSICMLKHLKTLLLQSCRLLEKLPEDVGQLESLEKLDLRDCPDLRELPLSICKLKCLKELKLGECWRLEQVPDELGNLKCLQLLDVRGTRITHLPNSICNSKCLKELVIYACRKVEKLPEELGNLKCLQLLDVRETGITHLPRNIYSLKGLKYDRWRIKDFT